actcatttatgatcggCCCACTCACCAGCCCACCTTTCCCCATAGTTAGAATAAGCCCCATCGGAATAGCTACCAGGAAATATTCGGGCAAAAAGAGGCTAATTATAGACCTCTCAGCACCTCGCGGCTCCTCAACCCCAAGCATCAACAGCCTCATCCCCAGCGCAGACTACTCCATGCAGTACACAACAATCGGCCATGCCACATCCCTCATCCGCCTCGCAGGCCGAGGAGCCTGGCTGTCCAAAGCTGACATCACCAGCGCTTTTAAAATAATGCCCATCCACCCGGATTACTGGCACCTCTTCGGCGTCTCCTGGAACGGCGCTTACTACTTTGCCGTGCGCCTGACCTTCGGGTGCAAAAGCAGCCCCAACATCTTTGACTGCTTATCCGAGGCACTCTGTTGGGTCCTAGTGAATGTCCATAAACTCCCCTACGTCATCCACCTCTTGGACGACTTCCTCACCGTCACACCACCTTCCTCCCCCCCGGCACACGGCCTCCATGCCCTGACCTCCTTGTTCCAGGAACTCGGCGTCCCCCTTCCTGCAGAGAAAACCGCAGGTCCCAGCACGTCACTGGAATTCCTCGGCATCACCCTCGACTCGGTCCTATTCCAAGCGTCTCTACCCCTCGAGAAAATCAACCGCATTTCCCTGATTATCTCCAATTTCCTCCTGACCCCCACATGCGCCAACTCCTCTCACTGCTAGGCCACCTTAATTACGCCATTCGTATCATTCCCCAAGGTCGTTCCTTCTTGTCCCACCTTCTCTCAGTCGCCGCTTCCGCCGAAAACCTCCAGACACACGTCACGCTCGACAACGCATGCCAAACAGAGCTTAAACTATGGCACCAGTTCCTCTCCTCGTGGAATGGAATCTCCTTCTTCTATGATGACCACATTACAAAACCGGAAGACATCCAGCTCTACACAGACGCAGCACCCTCAATAGGCTTCGGCGGCCTCTTCGGCAACAAATGGTTTTCAGCCGATTGGCCGGCGGAATTCGCGTCCTTGACTCCCTCCTCCGCGATCTCAGAATTGTATCCCATCGTCATCGCAGCCATTCTTTGGGGGCCTGAATGGTCCAAAAAGACAATAACTTTTTACACCGACAACAGCGCAGTAGTTGACATCATCAACAAAGGGCGGTCACGCTGCCTAGACATCATGCAGTTCATGCGCAGACTAACCCTAATTTCAGCCCGGTGTCAGTTCATCATCAGAGCCACCCACATCCCAGGTCACAAAAACCTCATCGCCGATTCACTCTCCCGTTTCTCATTTCAGAAATTCAAACGATTAGCACCAGCCTCGGAACCCCAGCCGACTCCGGTCCCACCGTTTTCAGCCACCATCTTCATCTGACCCCTCAACTACGAcacctgatctccgcctcccaaGATGCCATCATCACTAGCGTCGCACCACGGACACTGTCTTCGTACCTCACAGGATGGCACAGCTTTAAAGCTTTTCACGCCTTTGCCGGCTTGCCATTCCCATCACTCGACGTCCTCACCCTCACAAACTTCGTCACATACGCCCACTCCCGCAGCATCAGGTCAGCGACCATGAAAGTCTACCTAAGCGGAATCAATTTCCTCACCAAACTGTCCACAGGGGCGCCCTGTCCCGCCACAAGCCACTCGCACATAGCCATGCTCCTTAAAGGCCTTCGCTCACCGAACCTATCTCTGCCCCTCACTCAGGACCTCCTCACTCGCTGCATCCAGACACTCCGTTCAGGCTACCTGTCTCCATTCACGGACAAAACGCTAGAGTCCATGTTTCTGCTAGCGTTCTTTGGTTTCTTGCGTTGCTCCGAGTTTACCACTCCGACCTCGGTCCACCACCCGTCGCTACACGCCACCATTTCCGAcgtctccatccatcctcccgaCACCATCGCATATCTCCTCAAACGCAGCAAGACTAACCAGCACGGTCCACCTCAGCGCGTTTACCTCTTCCGCCAAGAATCGTTCCTGAGTCCGTATGAGCCCATCTGCGCCTACCTAAACTCAAGATCAACGAGCCCAACCCAAGACCCCCTGTTTATCACCTAGACAGGGAAGGGGGCCACGCAGTCCTGGTTCCTCCACCACTTCCGCCAGGTCCTAGCCAGATCCGGCATACCTCCCGCGTCATACTCGTGCCACTCATTCCGCATCGGAGCCGCCTCCGCAGCCGCAAGCAAAGGAATACCCGACCACGTCATAAAGATGCTCGGCCGGTGGTCCTCCTCCGCATATCTCTCCTACATTCGCTCCAACCTGAACGGCATCAGGAACGCTCACCGGTGCTTGTCTACCTGAAGCTACCTTTTGGGGGATTCAGCCTTCCGAAGCTTCAAGaggagacaacccccacccacgagtctccactccCCGTTCCCGCAGCTACCGGGACACCGGCAACCCGCCGTCTCACCCCGccgaccttctctctctctctctcacacccacctaacccctctacctcccttacctcttacccctcgaccgtcatcccgttccactcgaccccatccctacatccctcatctctacatcccttcccctcgaccccttttcctttttccctctTTCGCAATAAACCGATCAAACTCATATCGCTATCAGCGTGGTCATTGTTAGTGAACTAAATACTAACACAATAAAAAGCTCCTACAGTATTTCTGTGCTGATTTAGAATTCAAATGTatcacttttctttcttaattACATTTAGCTATTGTTTCATATTGTATAGTCAAAGTGACTTAAAAACGAAATGTACTTGAAATAaatggtgtgtttttttgtaatgtTCATATTCTTCTCATGCAGAATTCTGGAAAATTAAGAAGAATTGAGCATGCTCTGTTGGCAGCCAAGTGGTGGCGGACCTGGCCTTTAAAGGAGAAAGTGACCGAGGTGACGCTAATGGACCGAGCAGAACCGCTAAAGGCCAGAGGAAAAAACATGCGGAGAGGAAGAAGCTGAACGACTATTTGATTTCAACTTTGAACACCAAAGTGATGACAACATGTTTTGTGAATAATTCATGGAGAAGGGCTCCAAGGTGGAGGGGTCATTCAGCTCTGATGAGATGCTTCATGAGAGTTCATCCTCTtgagttttgttttattaaatgtatttcatatttacaaatatgttCCGTGAATCCTGTTTCCTGACTTTCTCTGCGTCTCGTTCTTTTCATATTCTGTTCACACCATGACAACTGTATCTTTATTGATTCAGCAAATATATGTGCTTTGATGTGTAATTTAATGTATTGAATTAATAACCATCACATTCATTGCATTTATAAACCTAACTCAAGCATCACAGAACcttacaaaaacatgttttccaaATAAACTGACATTATTAAAAAAGGCGGTTACATTATACATATGGTATACAAGTGTAATATATAGAAGCAAAACCATATTAAATATTGTagagcagtaatgtacagcactatcttaatgcatattgtaagtaagtctacaaaaagacactaattatctAATCCATCTGTGGATCTAGATAGCtattttatctatctatctaaaccgcagctcctccattctgtgatcatgaaagtgatttcttccgctgtccgggcactttgGCACCTTTTGACTAGTTGCGGCATCTGCTGGAAACTACTGGAAACTACTGGCAACGACTGCCACTGATCCAAGACGTCCCGACACGCTGGAGCTCAACGCTGGACATGGGTAAACGTCTGATCCGCAGTACGGATGCAGTGACAGCAGCCATGGACCAGCAGAACCACAAACTAGTGACGCCACAGGAATGGGAGCGACTGCAGAGACTGGAGTCTCTTCTAGAGCCCTGAAGGAAGACATCCATGAGAACGGGACTATTCTAACATTAAGTTGGACGGATTCAATTCTAATTAT
The window above is part of the Pseudoliparis swirei isolate HS2019 ecotype Mariana Trench chromosome 15, NWPU_hadal_v1, whole genome shotgun sequence genome. Proteins encoded here:
- the LOC130205640 gene encoding uncharacterized protein LOC130205640; its protein translation is MINSLKNILPVPGKEMEQQMCLEEVILPETQRPHRLPPYVAAGDRDIQPASLTAPDTDPRAAPTSSAPRNPTAPRGDPVSVARGTSPLPDGTLPAARTPAAIGLHADAPPSAVIKQLRVDSQPASVHNFLPQHVPPPARPTLAIATPPAHPPTRPSPLSNSIRQQILTEIQTISTSLGTPADSGPTVFSHHLHLTPQLRHLISASQDAIITSVAPRTLSSYLTGWHSFKAFHAFAGLPFPSLDVLTLTNFVTYAHSRSIRSATMKVYLSGINFLTKLSTGAPCPATSHSHIAMLLKGLRSPNLSLPLTQDLLTRCIQTLRSGYLSPFTDKTLESMFLLAFFGFLRCSEFTTPTSVHHPSLHATISDVSIHPPDTIAYLLKRSKTNQHGPPQRVYLFRQESFLSPYEPICAYLNSRSTSPTQDPLFIT